From Negativicutes bacterium:
GCAGTATATACAATATTCCTGCGGCATATCGAGCAAACCGCCGCAAAGTCGAGCGATAGAAAAGCTTATCAGCATGTATGCTCAATTATCGGCAGTCTGAAAAGAGCGGGCGGGGATAAACAAGCGCTGGCAAACAAACAGGAATTGCTGCTCAGATATCAAAAGAAACCCGCATTCAGGGATGAATTATCAAAAATATGAATTCGTGTTGATGCCGCAGCATTTTGATCAGCCTTTCGGTTGTCTTGGGAGCCGGGCTTGTTTTGGGTGACTGTTTTTGGTTTGCCGCCATCATGGCAGCCGCTGCAGTTTAAAAGTAGGTTAGCAGCGAAACGTGATGTTTACTGTGCGCTTCACATCGTATCTTTGATGAAATAACCAACAGGCAAACTCTATTGTTGAATGCCGGTCGATACGGCTGCTATGCGGAAAAGGAGTTTCAGCCATGACGGAAAAACGAGAAAACTATACAAAAATCAATGCAAAAACCTGGGATCATTGGGCGGAAAACAGCAATATCTGGACGGTTCCCATCACGCATGAGGAGTTTTTAAAGGCAAAATCTGGTGAGTGGGGTGTTTATCTGACGCCCTGCAAAACGGTACCGCAGGATTGGTTTGGTCAATTGAACGGTGCGAAGCTGCTGGGTCTTGCCAGCGGCGGCGGTCAGCAAATGCCGATTTTTGCAAGTCTGGGCGCCGAGTGTACGTTGTTTGATTATTCCGACCGGCAGTTGGCGGCAGATGCGCTGTTTGCCCAACGGGAAGGGTATGCGCTGCGCATCATCAAAGGGGATATGAGTCGGCCGCTGCCGTTTGCCGACTGCAGCTTTGATCTGGTTTTCCATCCGGTTTCCAACTGCTATATCGAAGAAGTAGTTCCGCTCTGGCACGAATGCTTTCGTATCCTCAAAAGCGGCGGCGTTCTGTTGGCCGGGATGGATAATGGCGTAAATTTCCTGTTTGAAGATGACAGCCAATTACCCCTGACGGTAACGCATCAATTACCCTACAACCCTCTGCAGATGATCGAAGAGGATTACGAGCGCAGTCTGCGAAACTGGAACGGCGTCCAGTTCAGCCATTCTCTGGAAGAACAGATCGGCGGTCAGCTGCAGGCAGGATTCCGGCTCACCCATCTCTATGAAGACCGCGATCGGCAGGGACAGGGTTTGATCCGGGAGTTTATGCCGCAGTATCTTGCCACACGAGCCATCAAGCCGTAAGGAGTTAAATGGCAATCACACGGGGGGAGTACCAACAGCAGGCAAGGCAGGAATGGCTGGGGGTGCTCCTTTTTTTTTAAAAAATTCGCTTGACAATCGTTCTCTACAAATGTAGAATAAACACAAGTAAGTGTTCTACAAACGTAGATAAAAATGGAGAGGGGGATTCTTTTGAGAAAATTATCAGAGAGCGAATTGGAAATTATGTTGGCCATTTGGAGTGCGCCGGAGGCAGTCAAATCCTCGTTTGTGGCGGAGCGTATGAAGGAAAAAGGCTGGGCCAAAACAACTGTTTTGAATTTCCTGGCCCGTCTGGTGGAGAAGGGATTTCTGGCTTGCGATTGCCAGGGAAAAAGTAATCTTTATACTCCTTTGGTCAAAGAAGAGGAGTATCTCAAGTTGGAAAACAAAAGATTTTTGGGCATGTTTTATCAAAATTCCGTTAAGAATCTGGTCGCAGGCTTATACCAGAATCAAGAAATCAGCAGTCAGGATCTGGAGGAACTGAAAAAGTTTTTAGCCGAGAAGTCGAAAGAGGTGTAACGCGATGATCGAAAGCATTTTTGCGAATTTGATCGAGATCACAGTGGCCGTTTCTATTGTGATTGCATTTTTACTCTTACTGTCTCGTTTTTGGGATCGGAATTATACGGTGAAATGGCGCTATTGGCTCTGGCTGGCTTTGGCGATTCGTTTGCTGATCCCACTGAACCTGACGCTGCCCGACCCCCCTCTGCAGCTTGCTGCCCCTGAATTCTCCATGCCCATGACTGCAGCCAATACTCCGGTAGTAGTGGCGAATACGGAAAGCGGCCAAGCAAAGCAGCAACAAACGACAACTGCTGCCACAGAAGCCGCAGTGAAACCTTCGGCGCATCCGTTGGCTTTCTTAACCAAGCTGTCTTCGCAGCAGCTGCTGATCCTGTGCTGGCTGGCCGGCAGTGTAATTTTCTTGAGCTGGCAATTGTTCTCCTATTATTCTTATCGTAAAAGTTTGAGACCTTGGTGTCTGGAAATCAAAAATCCGGAGATTCTGCGGATTTATCAGAGCGTATGCAATGAACTGGCCATCAAAACAGCGATACCGCTCTTATCCTGTAAGAGAATCACCAGTCCCGTGGTAATCGGCTTTTGGCGGCCGCTGCTTTTGCTGCCGGATTGCGGGTTGCCAGAAGTGCAGACGGAGATGGTTCTGCGTCATGAACTGATTCATGTCAAACGCCGCGATATTCTTTATAAAGCATTGCTTTTATTGGTCAGAGCGGTGCATTGGTTTAATCCTTTCGTCCATCTGATGGCGCTGGAAGCCAATAAAGACATTGAATTGTCCTGTGACGCCAGTGTGGTGGCAAATCGGGATCTCATTTACCGTAAAAAATACAGCGAAACGCTCCTGGCTGCAGCACAAAGAGGCAGTAGTGCGAAAGCAGAATTTTCTACGAATTTTGGCGGAGGAAAGCAAATGCTGAAGCAAAGATTAACCAATCTTTTTGATTTTCGTTACAAGAGCAAAGGAATTCCGGCGCTGATCCTGCTGATTATGCTGCTTGGTGTAGTCGGTGTCTGTATCAGCTGCACACCGAATGCGGCCGCTTTACGCTATGAAAGCAGAGTACTCGGATTTACGCTCACCTTTCCCAGAGAGTGGTCTGATCGGTATCTCATTCAGGAGGAAGAGAATGGCATTGCCGTTTACAGTAAAAAGGTTTATCAGCAATACCAAGGCATGGGCCGGCTCTTTACCCTCAGCAGAACTGTGGGAGAGTTGATTACAGAGGCAGATGTAGAGCAGGAGCCTGTTCGGATGCAGATTGCGCTGCAGGGCAACGGTTATACTTATCTCACCCGTATGCCGTCGGATCTGCAGTGCCCACCGGATGAGCAAGCACTCGTTACCGAGTATGAAGCCTTGTCTGCCAAGGTAAGTCAGGTGGGTGCCTGGATGGCTTTGTTGGGTAATCAAAGACCCGAAGCGGAGAATGAGGGGTATCAGGTAGTGGGAACCAGCTATTTCACCCTGGAGATACCCGAGAGTTGGCAATTGCAGAGGGTGGAGGAAATGCCTCAGAATTGGCAGCTGCTGGACGCACAGGCAAAAAACATCGGTACTGTCCGGCAGGTGCTGTATCAGACAGAGGGACCGGTTGATTCGACCTTTCTTGAGGCAGATTTACTGCAGCAAGACAATTACCGTGAGTTTAAAATTACATTGACCCGAAATGATGAGAATCAGAAGATCCTGACAAAAATGAAAGACAGCTTTGTTTTTACCGGTGGACCTTTTAACGTCTTGGATTTACAGTATAATGCGCTGCAATATCTGGCACGGGATGGGCAGAAAAGTTTCGGCAAAATCGTCGGTCTTATCCAAGAGAATGGCAAAGCAACAGCCGTCCAGGTAAATGTCATGGAATTTTTGATTGATGAAACAGCGCCAAATGGCTATCAAATCCGCGATTTGCAGCGGAGCGAGACCTACTCTCTCGAATTTGGCGTTCCTATCGTTCCGCTTGTGGCGCCAAATTACAACACATACGGCACGTATGAGCTGCCTATTCTGGATCAGAGCTTTGTTGAGAAGTATACAAATTACAAAGATTACTACTATGATTTTATTCTGGCCAGTGACGGGCAGTTGAAAATCATCCTGGCTCATTACGTACCATAATTTACAGAAAAGAGCTGCCGCAAAGATAGACTTGCATTTTCAGCATCTTCCTGCTAAATTGATGGCAAAGAGGTGTTTTGTATGAGTATGGAAGCCCAAAAGCTCTATGCCTTGCTGGAAGAAGAATTTAAACCATCCGAATGCACCGAAGTATTTCCCAAAATCGGGCTGCAGTATCATCACTGTGACGAAGTGCAGCGGGTTTACACCGCAAACTTCGCCAGTCCGGAAGTTTTCGAACAATTGATTGCTTTGGATGCCAGAGCATGTCTGTTGTTTACCCATCACCCTGCACCGCAGCGGAAACTTGCTTCCGATCCGCCGGCTGTGATCCCTGAGCAATATCTTGAGGAATTGGCGAAACGTCAGATCAGCCTGTTTTCTTATCATATTCCCTTGGACCGCAACGGCCGCTGGTCTCCGGGCAACAATTTGGCTAAGGCAATCGCTGCTGCGCCATATGATGAGTTTTATTTCCAAAATGGTGTGCTGATGGGAGCACTATGCAATTCCGGCTATACTCTGGTTGATCAATTGACGCAAGCGCTGCGAACTGCGCTGAATCATCAAGTCAAATGTTATGCCTACGGTGAGTCAGCTCTGCAAAACGGACGTCTGGCCATCATGGCAGGCGGCGCTAAAAATACGGAGATTTATCGCGAGCTTCATGAGAAGGGGATTAACGCTTTTATTACTGGGGTAACCAATGCAGAGTATCCTTGGGTAGCAGATCTGCATCAGCAGGCGAAAGAGTATCGGATCAATTTGATCGGCGGTACGCATTATTCCACCGAAAAATTCGCACCTATGGTGATGTGTCATTATTTTTCTGCTTTGGGTTTACCCTCACTATTCTTGCCGGAAACTCCGCAGCTGCAGGAAATGTAAAGAGCGGAGTTGTTTGAAATTACCCGGGAGAAATTACGGCAGATCGTTTTATCAGATCAGGTTTAAAAAAGAAGCATCCGGCAGGTCGGGTGCTTCTCTGTTTTAGTGCGCAGTGATTTTATTTGCCTTTTAAATAGTGGGTTTGATAGTTGATGATCGCGCGGGCGATGACTTTTTCGGCTTCTTCCCGACCGTATACCCGATCGGCGACCGTCGATTTCCCTTCCAGATCTTTATAGACGCTGAAAAAATGCAGCATTTCCTTAAAGATATGATCAGGCAGATCGGAGATGTCGTGATAGGAATTATTGCCCGGGTCGCCAAAGGGAATGGCGATGATTTTTTCGTCATGCGCTCCTTCATCGATCATATCCACCACACCGATGGGATAGCAGCGCACCAAGACCAAGGGGTCCAGTGCCTCCGAACAGAGGACCAACACATCCAAAGGATCATTGTCATCGCCATAAGTGAGCGGGATGAAGCCATAATTGGCGGGGTAATGGGTAGAGGTGAAGAGAATTCGATCCAGAACAATCATGCCGGTCGTTTTGTCCAACTCATATTTTTTTTTGCTGCCTTTGGAAATTTCGATCACAGCGGTGAAATCGGTGGAATTGATACGGGCTGGGTTCATATCGTGCCAGATATTAGGCATGGAAAAACTCCTTTCAAGTTCAGATGATTTATGATTTGTTGCAAGCTAAGCATACGCTAAAATAGCTTGCAAAGCAAGAATGACTGTAGAGGAGTCGATCGGTTTGCCATTATTTCCAGACAACATCCGCTGCTTTGCGCGGCGCCGTGCGCCGGTAGGTGACATTCGGATAACCCAAGACAAGACAGATGACAATCGGTTTCCCGGCGAGATCCAGCAAGGCGCGCGCTTCCTTGTTGTTGCGCAGAGCGGCAGAGATAAAACCACTATAGAGCACGCCCAGGTTGAGGGCATTGGCCAGCAGCTCGATATAGGCGGCGGCCAAACTGCCGTTGACGGTGGAATGGGCCGTAATTACCATGACGGCGGGCGCTGTAAAGAATAAGCCGTCCTGCCCGTCTTCGTCATACGCTTTTAAAAGTTTCTGCAAAAACGCGCTGGGTTTCTCCGCATCTTGCAGAGTTTTGCGGATGGTCTGCCAGATCAGCGGCTTCAGCTCCGCTAATTTTTCCTCTACGATGGTCAGACTGACATCCTGCCGGTTACTGCCGGTGGGAGCAAAACGTCCGGCCTGGACCAGCTGTTCCAGCACGTTATGCGCGATAGCATCCGGCTTAAATTGACGAATACTGCGTCGATATTTCATCAGATGCAGCAAATTTTGCGGATTTACCGCAAAGGTGTCCGCTTGGTATGTTTCCAGGTCAGCGGTGGGGTAATTGGTGTTGACAATTGCCTGCTGTGGGCAAAGCGCGACGCAATGGCCGCACTGCATACAACCGCTTTCGGCTGCCGCCGCTTTTCCATTGATCATGGTAATACAGCCGGCAAAGCAATCGCCTCTGCAAAGGCCGCAGCCGTTGCAGAGTTCCGAATTGATCTGAATCATTTGAATAACCTCCCCATGCGAGCTTCTGTTATTTGCAACAGGTTTGTTGAAAAACGGGATTGAACGGACAGCCGGCCAGATGGTCGTTGATCACACCGATCGCTCCCAAATAAGAATAGATGATGGTGCTGCCAACAAATTTAAATCCGCGTTTTTTGAATTCGGCGCTGACTTTGTCCGAAAGCGCAGAGGTTGCCGGTACTTCGGCTTGCAGCTGCCAATTGTTCAGTATGGGCTTGCCATTAGTAAAAGACCAGATAAAGGCATCAAAACTGCCATATTCTTCTTGAATTTGCAGAAAAGCCTGGGCATTCGTAACCGCGGCAGCGATCTTGCGTTTGTTGCGGACAATACCGCTGTTTTCTGTTAACTCCCGGCATTTTTCCGGGGAATAAGCAGCAACTTTTTCCGGTTGAAAGCGATCAAAGGCTTCCCGAAAGGCGGGGCGTTTTTTTAAAATCGTCAGCCAGCTTAATCCTGCCTGGAAACCTTCCAAAATGAGCAGTTCAAATAACAAACGGTCCTCATGACAGGGGATGCCCCATTCTCTGTCGTGATAAGCAACCGACCAGGGATCGACGGCCCAGGGACAGCGCGGTGGGTTTAACATGGCGGCAGCCTCCTTGCTTTACTGGAATTTCATATAGATTTCATTTGACGCCGGCCCCGTTATTGAGTATGATAATAATTATCTTTTACTCATAAGGATAATTTACCACAGAGGACAAGATAAATGCAAGGTTTGCGCGAAGATTTCCCGCCACCGGTTACCGGCAACGCAGTCATAGGGGCGGTCTTAACCACTCCTGGGTAACCTATCAGGCACGGGTCGCTTTAAAAAAGGAGTTGTTTTTTGTGGCGAGTTCCATGATGCATCTGTATGCCGGCCGGAAAGTAAGCATGAATTGGCTGCCGCCGCAAAACAAAGCGCAGTTCTATCTCGGCTGTATTGTGCCGGACAGCGTCAATCTGCAAGGTTTCGCCAGTAAAGAAAAACGCTGGGCCGCTCATTTCCGCCATGCCGACCTGCAAATTTGGGCGGAGCAGGCGGCGCGCTTTTATGAAAACAGCAGCGGCGATGAGGACCCGGATTTTCTGCTGGGTTATGTCGTGCATGTTTTCACCGATATTGCCTGGGATGCCGGTGCTCATAATTATGTCTGGCGGGCCATGCCGAAACTGCAGTTGCCGGCGGTCAGCGAGTTGGGCGCCGGTTGGGACGATTGTTTTCGGTTTGACCATCAGCAGCTAAAGGCTGCCTGGTGGCTGCAGGAAGTGCGGCCGCTGCTGAAAACAGCGGCGGTAAAACCAATCAACGGCCTGAGCAAAGAATGGATGGAAGCTTTTCGGCAGCAAATCATCGCCGGCGGGACCGAGCGGGACAACAGGCTCTGCAACCCGCCGGCCTTGGTAACGGACTTGTTGGTGGATCAACTGGCAAGACAGACAGAACAGCTCTGCCGTAAGATGATCCGTCGCTCCCGGCTCCCGGCATCCGGTGCGTCGGGCGATTGCAGAGCAGCTGAAGGAGCCGGATTGCCGCCGGCGAAAACAACCGGTCGGTGAATCTTGAATCAGCACGAACAAGCTGTCGGAAACACCTTTATGCAGGAAGTTACATTTTATTTTGCTTGTGCAGGATGGGTATTGGTGCTAAGATAAAAGCTTAGTGAACAGAAATAAAAACGGTAAGTTGCCGCGTGAAGCAGGGATTTAGGACGTGATGGTATGATACGAATCGGGCTGGATGTAGGTTCCACAACCCTTAAATGCGTGGTGCTTGAGCAACACGGAGAGATCGTGTATCAGGTATATGAACGGCATTTTTCACAAATAACGGAAAGAGCATCTGCTCTTTTGAACGATATTCTGCAGCGGTTTCCCCTGGAAATTGTGCAGGGCTTGGCTGTTACCGGTTCGGCAGGAATGGGTTTTGCCGAACAAATGGGAATTCCCTTCATGCAGGAAGTCTATGCCACCAGAGTGGCAGTGAAAAAACTGCTGCCAAAAACAGATGTTGTGATTGAATTGGGCGGCGAGGACGCAAAAATTCTCTTTTTATCGGGCACCCTGGAAGTTCGCATGAACGGTTCCTGTGCCGGCGGCACGGGTGCTTTTATTGACCAGATGGCCACTTTGCTGGCGATCACCCCGGATGAAATGAACGAATTGGCCAAAGAACACAAAAAACTCTACAGTATCGCTTCCCGCTGCGGTGTGTTCGCCAAATCGGATATCCAGCCGCTGCTCAATCAGGGAGCGCAAAAATCGGATGTTTCTGCCAGCATTTTTGCGGCGGTCGTCAATCAAACCATTGCCGGCTTGGCGCAGGGACGTGAGATCAAAGGGAATATCGTCTATTTGGGCGGGCCGCTGACCTTTTTATCGCAGCTGCGTTTTGCCTTCGATCGTTCCCTGGAATTGCAGGGAAGCTGCCCGCAGAATTCACTCTACTTTGCAGCCATCGGCGCAGCGCTTTTGGCCGATGAGACGGTCTGCGATCTGGCCGCTTTGGTTGAGAAAATCAGAAATTTCACGTCCGACGGCAGTTATAAAAGCTGTCCGCCGCTTTTTGCCGGGCGGGCAGACTATGAAGTTTTTCGGGAACGGCATCAAATCGGCAAAACCTTTCCGCTCTTTCCGCTTGGCGCCGACCGGGGTGCTTATCTCGGTATCGATGCCGGTTCCACTACGGTCAAATGTGTTCTGCTGAATACACAGGATGAGGTTATTTTTACCAGTTACCAAGCCAACAGCGGCAATCCGATTCCGATTGTCAAGCAATTTTTAGAGCAGATTTATCAGAACTTTCCTGAAATTGAAATTATCGGCGCCGCTTCCACCGGTTACGGCGAAGAGATCATCCAAAAGGCGTTTCATCTCGATCAGGGTGTGGTGGAAACGATTGCGCATTATCTGGCTGCCAAACGTTTCGATCCGCAGGTGGATTTTATTATCGATATTGGCGGGCAGGATATTAAGTGCTTCAAGATTGAAAACGGCGCCATCGGCAATATTTTCTTAAATGAAGCCTGCTCTTCCGGCTGCGGTTCCTTTTTGCAGACCTTCGCCAGCGTTTTGGGTTATTCCGTATCCGATTTTGCGCAAAAGGGAATTTTTGCCGATCGACCGGTCGATTTGGGTTCGCGCTGCACCGTATTCATGAATTCTTCGGTCAAACAGGCGCAAAAGGAAGGCGCCAG
This genomic window contains:
- a CDS encoding class I SAM-dependent methyltransferase; amino-acid sequence: MTEKRENYTKINAKTWDHWAENSNIWTVPITHEEFLKAKSGEWGVYLTPCKTVPQDWFGQLNGAKLLGLASGGGQQMPIFASLGAECTLFDYSDRQLAADALFAQREGYALRIIKGDMSRPLPFADCSFDLVFHPVSNCYIEEVVPLWHECFRILKSGGVLLAGMDNGVNFLFEDDSQLPLTVTHQLPYNPLQMIEEDYERSLRNWNGVQFSHSLEEQIGGQLQAGFRLTHLYEDRDRQGQGLIREFMPQYLATRAIKP
- a CDS encoding BlaI/MecI/CopY family transcriptional regulator: MRKLSESELEIMLAIWSAPEAVKSSFVAERMKEKGWAKTTVLNFLARLVEKGFLACDCQGKSNLYTPLVKEEEYLKLENKRFLGMFYQNSVKNLVAGLYQNQEISSQDLEELKKFLAEKSKEV
- a CDS encoding M56 family metallopeptidase yields the protein MIESIFANLIEITVAVSIVIAFLLLLSRFWDRNYTVKWRYWLWLALAIRLLIPLNLTLPDPPLQLAAPEFSMPMTAANTPVVVANTESGQAKQQQTTTAATEAAVKPSAHPLAFLTKLSSQQLLILCWLAGSVIFLSWQLFSYYSYRKSLRPWCLEIKNPEILRIYQSVCNELAIKTAIPLLSCKRITSPVVIGFWRPLLLLPDCGLPEVQTEMVLRHELIHVKRRDILYKALLLLVRAVHWFNPFVHLMALEANKDIELSCDASVVANRDLIYRKKYSETLLAAAQRGSSAKAEFSTNFGGGKQMLKQRLTNLFDFRYKSKGIPALILLIMLLGVVGVCISCTPNAAALRYESRVLGFTLTFPREWSDRYLIQEEENGIAVYSKKVYQQYQGMGRLFTLSRTVGELITEADVEQEPVRMQIALQGNGYTYLTRMPSDLQCPPDEQALVTEYEALSAKVSQVGAWMALLGNQRPEAENEGYQVVGTSYFTLEIPESWQLQRVEEMPQNWQLLDAQAKNIGTVRQVLYQTEGPVDSTFLEADLLQQDNYREFKITLTRNDENQKILTKMKDSFVFTGGPFNVLDLQYNALQYLARDGQKSFGKIVGLIQENGKATAVQVNVMEFLIDETAPNGYQIRDLQRSETYSLEFGVPIVPLVAPNYNTYGTYELPILDQSFVEKYTNYKDYYYDFILASDGQLKIILAHYVP
- a CDS encoding Nif3-like dinuclear metal center hexameric protein translates to MSMEAQKLYALLEEEFKPSECTEVFPKIGLQYHHCDEVQRVYTANFASPEVFEQLIALDARACLLFTHHPAPQRKLASDPPAVIPEQYLEELAKRQISLFSYHIPLDRNGRWSPGNNLAKAIAAAPYDEFYFQNGVLMGALCNSGYTLVDQLTQALRTALNHQVKCYAYGESALQNGRLAIMAGGAKNTEIYRELHEKGINAFITGVTNAEYPWVADLHQQAKEYRINLIGGTHYSTEKFAPMVMCHYFSALGLPSLFLPETPQLQEM
- a CDS encoding inorganic diphosphatase, producing the protein MPNIWHDMNPARINSTDFTAVIEISKGSKKKYELDKTTGMIVLDRILFTSTHYPANYGFIPLTYGDDNDPLDVLVLCSEALDPLVLVRCYPIGVVDMIDEGAHDEKIIAIPFGDPGNNSYHDISDLPDHIFKEMLHFFSVYKDLEGKSTVADRVYGREEAEKVIARAIINYQTHYLKGK
- a CDS encoding nitroreductase family protein; this translates as MIQINSELCNGCGLCRGDCFAGCITMINGKAAAAESGCMQCGHCVALCPQQAIVNTNYPTADLETYQADTFAVNPQNLLHLMKYRRSIRQFKPDAIAHNVLEQLVQAGRFAPTGSNRQDVSLTIVEEKLAELKPLIWQTIRKTLQDAEKPSAFLQKLLKAYDEDGQDGLFFTAPAVMVITAHSTVNGSLAAAYIELLANALNLGVLYSGFISAALRNNKEARALLDLAGKPIVICLVLGYPNVTYRRTAPRKAADVVWK
- a CDS encoding DNA-3-methyladenine glycosylase I, translating into MLNPPRCPWAVDPWSVAYHDREWGIPCHEDRLLFELLILEGFQAGLSWLTILKKRPAFREAFDRFQPEKVAAYSPEKCRELTENSGIVRNKRKIAAAVTNAQAFLQIQEEYGSFDAFIWSFTNGKPILNNWQLQAEVPATSALSDKVSAEFKKRGFKFVGSTIIYSYLGAIGVINDHLAGCPFNPVFQQTCCK
- a CDS encoding zinc dependent phospholipase C family protein — protein: MASSMMHLYAGRKVSMNWLPPQNKAQFYLGCIVPDSVNLQGFASKEKRWAAHFRHADLQIWAEQAARFYENSSGDEDPDFLLGYVVHVFTDIAWDAGAHNYVWRAMPKLQLPAVSELGAGWDDCFRFDHQQLKAAWWLQEVRPLLKTAAVKPINGLSKEWMEAFRQQIIAGGTERDNRLCNPPALVTDLLVDQLARQTEQLCRKMIRRSRLPASGASGDCRAAEGAGLPPAKTTGR